From Woronichinia naegeliana WA131, the proteins below share one genomic window:
- a CDS encoding putative toxin-antitoxin system toxin component, PIN family, with translation MMSEQRFFVDNNILVSRLLAPNSIPAQALRVAVEKGKLLISADTLRELSVVLSRKKFDKYVSLENRQEFIQRLGVISELILIQTRITICRDPRDNKFLELAVDGKAQIIITGDQDLLILNPFENIDVLTPRDFLLRYDV, from the coding sequence ATGATGAGTGAGCAACGGTTTTTTGTTGATAACAATATATTAGTTAGTCGGTTACTTGCACCAAATTCTATCCCAGCACAAGCGCTCAGGGTCGCGGTCGAAAAAGGAAAATTATTGATTTCAGCAGACACTTTGCGCGAGTTGTCTGTGGTGTTGAGTCGAAAAAAGTTTGATAAGTATGTTTCTCTTGAGAATCGGCAAGAGTTCATTCAGCGATTAGGGGTTATTTCTGAGCTAATCTTGATTCAAACTAGGATTACTATTTGTCGTGATCCAAGGGATAACAAGTTTTTAGAATTAGCCGTTGATGGGAAGGCACAAATTATTATTACGGGAGATCAGGATTTGTTGATTCTTAATCCGTTTGAAAATATAGACGTTTTAACGCCGAGGGATTTTCTATTGAGGTACGATGTGTAA
- a CDS encoding DUF2887 domain-containing protein — translation MKTDKWFYELFLSQQGMLAELLPGIEASWRFSYSAPVIKEKEFRMDGVFTPVLDDPKIPIVFAEAQMQIDDNFYGRFFAGIFLYLRQYEVRRAWLGLLILPSRGLNLGAELPYQDLLDQRVTTLYLSELRERQGLSPNLTLLQLLVTDQERSAEIAKVLLKTAETDTEFERRLSLIETILGNKFPELTEEMIMQILDLKKMDITQSRFYQEIRAESEANLVLRLLKRRLGELSISQEEQVKGLSVEQLEALGEALLDFTVMADLEGYLAQ, via the coding sequence GTGAAAACAGACAAGTGGTTTTACGAGTTATTTTTATCGCAACAGGGGATGTTGGCGGAGTTATTACCAGGCATTGAGGCAAGTTGGCGATTTTCCTACAGTGCGCCAGTGATTAAGGAGAAGGAGTTTCGCATGGATGGGGTATTTACTCCAGTTTTGGATGACCCAAAGATACCCATCGTGTTTGCAGAAGCGCAGATGCAAATTGATGATAATTTTTATGGACGCTTTTTTGCGGGAATTTTTCTGTATTTGAGGCAGTATGAGGTACGTCGGGCTTGGCTAGGTTTATTAATTTTGCCCAGTCGGGGTCTGAACTTAGGGGCAGAGTTACCCTATCAAGACTTGTTAGACCAGCGAGTGACAACGCTTTATCTGAGCGAGTTGAGGGAACGCCAAGGTTTGAGTCCGAATTTAACCTTGTTACAGTTACTGGTGACGGATCAAGAGAGGAGCGCGGAGATCGCTAAAGTTTTGTTGAAAACGGCAGAAACGGATACAGAGTTTGAGCGGCGATTGAGTTTGATTGAGACTATACTGGGCAATAAGTTCCCTGAGTTAACCGAGGAAATGATTATGCAAATTCTAGATTTAAAAAAGATGGATATTACGCAATCTCGTTTTTATCAGGAGATTCGTGCTGAAAGTGAGGCGAATTTGGTGCTTCGTCTATTGAAGCGGCGGCTGGGAGAATTGTCTATTAGTCAAGAGGAACAGGTAAAGGGCTTGTCGGTGGAGCAGTTGGAGGCTCTGGGGGAGGCTTTGTTGGATTTTACGGTTATGGCCGATTTAGAAGGTTATTTGGCTCAGTGA